The following proteins come from a genomic window of Achromobacter sp. AONIH1:
- a CDS encoding TetR/AcrR family transcriptional regulator, producing the protein MRSSNRTKILDAAIRVVSREGITALTYESISVEAGLTHGGMLYHFPSREALLLGLHEYVSQQWESALEAAAGKTAEEATAQERFAAYVKVATQMSATRVELQFMLEGSTSPELAAPWTGVISRWAPGFVGETPDHDAMHWIVRLAADGLWAYESITNQTIPAELRERISTQLLSMLPGASVADKDEKGSV; encoded by the coding sequence ATGCGCTCAAGCAATCGTACAAAGATCCTCGACGCGGCAATTCGTGTCGTCAGTCGAGAAGGAATCACTGCTCTCACCTATGAGTCAATCTCCGTCGAAGCCGGTCTGACCCACGGTGGAATGTTGTATCACTTCCCTTCGCGTGAAGCATTGCTGTTGGGGCTTCACGAATATGTTTCCCAGCAATGGGAAAGCGCTCTGGAGGCCGCGGCCGGAAAAACTGCAGAGGAGGCGACGGCGCAGGAGCGTTTCGCTGCATATGTGAAGGTGGCCACCCAAATGAGTGCCACTCGCGTAGAGCTGCAGTTCATGCTTGAAGGCTCCACCAGTCCTGAGCTGGCGGCCCCTTGGACGGGCGTCATTTCTCGGTGGGCACCAGGCTTTGTCGGCGAGACACCGGATCATGATGCGATGCACTGGATTGTTCGCTTAGCCGCCGACGGTCTTTGGGCATATGAGTCAATCACGAACCAAACCATCCCTGCGGAGTTGCGTGAACGTATCAGCACGCAGCTGTTGAGCATGCTCCCTGGAGCGTCCGTCGCCGACAAAGACGAGAAGGGCTCCGTATGA
- a CDS encoding MFS transporter yields MEMATLSASKRWLLLVTVATGLLLVTVDYSVLYTALPILTRELHASPTEGLWIINAYPLVMAGLLLGAGTLGDRLGHRRMFLVGLVIFGIASIAAAFAPSSTVLIGARAVLAVGAAAMMPATLALIRITFADERERNIAISIWGCIAIVGAALGPIIGGLLLARFWWGSVFLINVPVVVLAIIGTVIFAPSGSIERGKPWDLFSSVLALVALSALTLGIKHLAQAHPDWLWGGLAWLVAVAAGFVFVRRQAQLPHPLLDFSIFRNPAFSAGVIAAAMTMFSVGGTQLATTQYFQLVAGFTPLQAGLLVSVVVLGTIPTALMGGAFLHKLGLRMLISGGLAIAALGAVATSAGLHYGIGWLVAGMVLNGAGLGLVMAVASAAIVGNAPPERAGMASSVEEVSYEFGGLIAVALLGSLLGMLYSTGVELPPGTPDIAASGVAQAFELATQGGHTDQTIIEAASSAFANAYVVVLWVVGAILGIGAVVARHMLRTYGPGSSASSIH; encoded by the coding sequence ATGGAAATGGCAACCCTCTCAGCATCAAAACGATGGCTCCTACTGGTCACAGTTGCGACGGGCCTGCTGCTGGTCACGGTCGACTATTCGGTGCTGTACACCGCGCTGCCGATCCTCACGCGTGAGCTGCATGCATCGCCGACGGAGGGCTTGTGGATCATCAATGCCTATCCGTTGGTCATGGCAGGGTTGCTGTTGGGGGCCGGAACCCTTGGTGATCGGCTTGGCCATCGGCGGATGTTCCTTGTGGGGCTGGTCATTTTTGGCATCGCGTCGATAGCTGCCGCCTTCGCCCCAAGCTCTACCGTCTTGATCGGTGCCCGCGCTGTCTTGGCTGTAGGTGCGGCGGCAATGATGCCGGCCACGCTGGCGCTGATCCGTATCACCTTTGCCGACGAGCGAGAGCGCAACATTGCGATTTCCATCTGGGGCTGCATTGCCATCGTCGGTGCTGCACTAGGTCCGATCATTGGTGGGCTCCTTCTGGCGCGGTTTTGGTGGGGGTCGGTCTTCCTCATCAATGTCCCGGTGGTTGTACTGGCCATCATCGGAACGGTGATCTTTGCGCCGTCAGGCTCGATTGAGAGAGGCAAGCCTTGGGATCTGTTTTCCTCGGTTCTCGCGCTAGTCGCCCTGTCGGCGCTGACCCTAGGGATCAAGCATCTTGCGCAGGCGCATCCTGATTGGCTTTGGGGTGGCCTTGCTTGGCTGGTTGCAGTTGCCGCAGGGTTCGTTTTCGTTCGTCGGCAAGCTCAATTGCCTCATCCGCTGCTCGACTTCTCAATCTTCCGCAATCCAGCGTTCTCCGCGGGGGTCATCGCTGCGGCGATGACTATGTTCTCGGTGGGAGGTACCCAGTTGGCCACCACCCAGTATTTCCAGTTGGTCGCCGGCTTTACCCCTTTGCAGGCTGGCTTGCTTGTGTCTGTAGTCGTGCTCGGCACAATTCCGACAGCGCTGATGGGCGGAGCATTTCTGCACAAACTTGGCTTGCGAATGCTGATTTCCGGCGGCTTGGCCATTGCGGCCCTAGGGGCGGTCGCCACATCTGCAGGTCTTCACTATGGAATCGGTTGGCTTGTGGCCGGCATGGTTTTGAATGGTGCTGGGCTCGGTCTCGTGATGGCCGTGGCGTCCGCCGCTATCGTCGGCAACGCCCCTCCCGAGCGAGCTGGCATGGCCTCGTCAGTCGAAGAGGTTTCGTACGAGTTCGGCGGTCTCATCGCTGTGGCGCTGCTCGGTAGCCTATTGGGAATGCTGTACTCCACGGGCGTGGAGCTTCCGCCAGGTACGCCTGACATCGCTGCTTCGGGCGTCGCGCAGGCTTTTGAGCTCGCCACGCAAGGGGGGCACACGGATCAAACGATTATTGAAGCCGCTTCATCGGCATTTGCAAATGCCTACGTCGTGGTGCTCTGGGTTGTTGGGGCAATACTGGGTATTGGCGCAGTCGTCGCACGCCACATGCTGCGTACGTATGGGCCGGGCTCATCTGCGTCCTCAATTCATTAA